In a genomic window of Salminus brasiliensis chromosome 12, fSalBra1.hap2, whole genome shotgun sequence:
- the mfsd6l gene encoding major facilitator superfamily domain-containing protein 6-like yields the protein MEGAAMKTNKQWDVRGAVGLAGVFHFLHCCASGCLLPFLTLYLRHLGLTAAMTGIVMAVRHLVALTWRHVSSTLARRHNKRRMVIICSVILSAIAPLVLLLFPPTGTSTESGRCNISQLNANHTIYPTTLEPQTTPHKFSTPIMRFTESHAESEYRPAQAINTLPYSSTQGTADMHTVEASSDKTSSKRDGQGPLEMQTAQVHSPERVGRSLRKREEKQEGIDMVRSEFLGSLKVMDAQHQMFFLVIIIVSVWEVMAAPLEWTADDGLHEYLDFVDATDRHGTVKPWRLLGTAGGMGSTGILVSILYCLTGTVLHFYAYAMLMLVIVPIAALLPLYRHKRERLPGSGLKALQLVRGDSRALLCAVSALLTGMAGSVVSDFLLWQMQDRSATELQMGITLALAPLCQVTFAPLNRTVTRFLKSHGRLLLLAILGLCLQCLYYSFLWTPWAAVPAQILAGLSTGALWWSVEAQCVDIASPGTERAVYRVFETLSLDLGAGIGSLVGGFVVQTFGLGVLFQGTAVMLALWCIALAVLQWRIPRQRRINYSRLLAADASEVSESESDQDNDWLEKAMEEDKGNNNWRRLDK from the coding sequence ATGGAGGGAGCAGCCATGAAGACGAACAAGCAGTGGGATGTCAGAGGGGCCGTGGGCCTTGCAGGTGTATTTCACTTCCTGCATTGCTGTGCCTCAGGTTGTCTTCTGCCTTTCCTAACTCTCTACCTCCGTCACCTCGGACTAACCGCCGCCATGACCGGCATCGTCATGGCCGTCAGACACTTGGTGGCTTTGACTTGGAGGCATGTCTCCAGCACCCTGGCCAGGCGCCACAACAAAAGGCGCATGGTCATAATATGCTCCGTCATCTTGTCGGCAATAGCTCCTTTAGTGCTTCTGCTCTTCCCACCCACAGGAACGAGCACAGAGAGCGGAAGATGTAACATTAGTCAGCTGAACGCTAACCATACGATTTATCCCACCACTCTGGAACCCCAGACAACACCACACAAGTTCTCTACACCGATAATGAGGTTTACAGAAAGTCACGCTGAGTCTGAATATAGGCCTGCCCAAGCCATCAACACGTTGCCATATTCCAGCACCCAAGGGACCGCTGACATGCACACAGTTGAAGCAAGCTCAGACAAAACTAGCAGCAAAAGAGATGGCCAAGGACCTCTGGAAATGCAAACTGCACAGGTCCACTCTCCAGAGAGGGTGGGTAGATCTTTACGAAAGCGTGAAGAAAAGCAGGAGGGGATTGATATGGTTCGCTCAGAGTTTCTTGGAAGTTTGAAAGTCATGGATGCTCAacatcagatgttttttttggtGATCATCATAGTAAGTGTATGGGAGGTCATGGCTGCACCGCTGGAGTGGACAGCTGATGATGGGCTTCATGAGTACCTTGATTTTGTGGATGCCACGGACCGACATGGGACTGTTAAACCCTGGAGACTTCTAGGAACTGCTGGTGGTATGGGAAGCACGGGTATTCTAGTAAGCATTCTCTACTGTCTTACTGGAACTGTGTTGCACTTCTATGCTTACGCTATGCTAATGCTTGTAATTGTGCCCATTGCCGCTTTGCTACCTCTTTACCGCCACAAACGTGAACGCCTTCCTGGTAGTGGCTTGAAGGCACTGCAGCTGGTGAGGGGAGACTCAAGGGCACTGCTTTGTGCTGTCAGTGCCCTCCTTACTGGCATGGCAGGCTCAGTTGTATCTGACTTTCTCCTCTGGCAGATGCAGGACCGCAGTGCTACAGAGCTTCAAATGGGCATCACTTTGGCCTTGGCACCCCTATGCCAAGTTACCTTTGCCCCATTGAATAGAACTGTAACCCGTTTCCTGAAATCCCATGGGCGACTTCTGCTTCTTGCTATTTTGGGACTCTGTCTGCAGTGCCTTTATTACTCTTTCTTATGGACTCCATGGGCTGCAGTTCCTGCTCAGATTCTGGCTGGACTTTCTACAGGTGCCCTCTGGTGGTCAGTAGAGGCTCAGTGTGTGGATATTGCTTCTCCAGGGACCGAGAGGGCAGTGTACAGAGTCTTTGAAACCCTGTCTTTGGATCTTGGAGCTGGCATAGGCAGCCTGGTGGGGGGTTTTGTAGTGCAAACGTTTGGCCTTGGAGTGCTCTTCCAGGGTACAGCAGTGATGCTTGCATTGTGGTGTATTGCTTTAGCTGTGTTGCAATGGAGGATCCCTCGTCAGCGCAGGATCAACTACTCTCGTCTGCTGGCAGCTGATGCCAGTGAGGTGAGCGAGTCCGAATCGGACCAGGACAATGACTGGCTGGAAAAGGCCATGGAGGAAGACAAGGGGAACAACAACTGGAGGAGACTAGATAAATAA